A segment of the Halovivax limisalsi genome:
TATCGATCCGGCCTCTCGGTGCCGATGGGTGAGGACGGCGTGTTCCAGGCCATCTCGACCGAACCCGGCTACTACGACGAAACCGACCGCACGCTCGCGGAGTTACTCGTCGCCCACGTTGGAAACGCCCTCGAGCGCGTTCGCTACCAGGACGCCCTCACCGTCGAGCGCGACCACTTCGCCGCGCTGTTCCAGAATATCCCGGACCCGGCCGTCGAGTACTCGCTCGTGGACGGCGTTCCCCGGATCGAGTCCGTCAACTCGGCGTTCGTCAGCCAGTTCGGCCTGGAACCGGACGAGGCGGTCGGCGAGTCGGTGCTCGATCGCCTGGTTCCCGATGGCGAACGGGAATCGGCGCTCGGTCACTACGACCGGATCGCCGACGGCGACCCCGTCGACGCCGAGGTGGCCCGCCGGACCGACGACGGGATTCGCCCGTTCCTGCTCCGGAGCGTCCCCGTCGCCTCGGCCGACGGCGGGCGGGGCTACCTGATCTACACCGACCTGGGCGAGCTGAAAGCCCGCGAACGGGAACTTCGCCAGCAGAACGAGCGCCTCGATCGGTTCGCGAGCGTCGTCAGTCACGACCTCAGGAACCCGCTGTCGGTCGCCTCCGGCTACCTCGAACAGGCCAAAGCCACCGGGGACGTCTCGTACCTCGACGAAGTCGAGCGCGGGCACGACCGCGCGTTCGCCATCATCGAGGACGTCCTGACGCTCGCACGCGGCGGCAATACCGTCTCCGACCCGGAGGACGTCGACCTCGCGACCGTCGCCCAAACTGCTTGGGGAGACGTCGACACGGGCGACGCCACCCTCGAATTACCCGTCGACCGCTCCGTTTACGCCGACCAGGGGCGGCTCCGCCAGCTCTTCGAGAACACCTTTCGCAACGCGATCGAACACGGTCGCCCGGACGAGTCGGCCGATCCCCTGACGGTGACCGTCCGGGAGATCGAGGGCGGCTTCGCCGTCGCGGACGACGGCGTCGGCTTTCCCGACGACGTCGCGGACCTCTTCGAGTACGGCGTGACCACCTCGCCCGACGGCACCGGCTTCGGCCTCTCGATCGTCGCGGAAGTGGCCGAGGGACACGGCTGGGACGTCGAATCCGCGGACAGCCCGGACGGCGGGGCCGAGGTTCGCATCACGGGTACCGACGAGCTCGCCCACCTCGATCTCGACGAGTGAGTGCCGCACCGTCGTGGAACCGTGCCAGCGGTGACCCGGACCGACGATGGCTCGAGAGGTTGCGTCGATCTCCGACAGGTTTAGCACCGGTCCGTCCCCATCGAAACTATGATCGACTGTCGGTCAGACACGGTGACGAAACCGGACGGGGAGATGCGCGAGGCCGCGTTTTCGGCCGAGGTGGGGGACGACGTCTACGGCGACGACCCCACCGTCAACGAACTCGAACGGCGGGCGGCCGAGCGCGTCGGGACGGAGGCGGCCCTGTTCGTCCCGACGGGGACGATGGGCAACCAGGTGGCGGCGTTCGTCCACACCGAACCCGGCCAGGAGGTGCTCGCCGACCGCAGGAGCCACGTCGTCAAGTACGAACTCGGCGGCCTCGCCCGGCACGCGGGCCTGCAGGTGCGCATGCTCGACGCCGATCCGCGCGGCGTTCCGACGCCCGAGCAGGTCGCGGCGGGCTACGTCGAGGAGGATCTGCACCGACCCGGAACCGGCCTGCTCTGCCTCGAGAACACGCACAACGCCCGGGGCGGCCTCGCGATCGAACCCGCCGCGATCGCCGCGGCGGCGGAGGCCGCTCACGAACGGGGCGTACCCGTCCACCTCGACGGAGCGCGCGCGTTCAACGCGGCGACCGCCCTCGACGTTCCCGTGACCGACCTCATCGGCCCCGCTGATTCGGTCATGTTCTGCCTCTCGAAGGGCCTCGGCGCGCCGATGGGGTCGATCCTCGCCGGCGACGCGGACTTCGTCGAGGAGGCGAGACGCGCACGCAAGAGCTTCGGCGGCGGCATGCGCCAGGTCGGGATCGTCGCCGGACCCGGGTTACGAGCCCTCGAGAACGTCGACGACCTCGCGGCCGATCACGACCTCGCGCGAGCGCTCGCGGCGGGGCTCGACGAGATCGACGGCCTGTCGGTCGCCGAGCCGGAGACCAACATCGTGCTCGTCGACGTCGCCGGGACGGGCCTCGACGCCGCGGCTGTCACCGAGCGCCTGCGGGAAAACGGCGTCCTCGTCTCCGAATTCGGCCCCGAGACGGTGCGCGTGACGACCCACCGCGATCTCGATCGCGACGACGTGGAGGCGGTCGTCGAGCGCACCAGTTCGACGCTTTCGTGAACGCGCGGATTCCGTCGCCACGACGGCTCGGTGACGATGTCGTCGGAGATGCGGGGCACCGCTCCGCAGGGTCGGCTGCGGTGCCGGTCGGCCGACGCGCGCGCGACCGCCGCCGAAGTCACCAGCATCCGGCGCGCCAGTCACTCACTTCTTCATTCCGTCCTGGAACTCGAGGACGGTCCGTCGAAGGAGGAGGTACGTGAAGAATATCAGGACCAGCAGGATGGCGACGATGGCGAGGATCACCGGATCGTCCGGCAGGAATCCGAGCATACCGTCGGCTACAGGCGGCGAGGTCAAAGACGTTTCGACGCGCGTACTCGTCGCTCGTGCGCTTCCCGCGCGCCGGCGTCGTCACGGCGGGCCCGATCCGGCCCTGACCCGGTTCGGCCAAGTCCGGACGTGTCGGGCGCTCGACGAGCGTCTGACGGTGAAAGGCGAATTTTAGCTAGAGGTGGCTATAACTCCTCTCCACCCATCGTCTCGGATGCGCCCCGGCGAACCACGCCGGTGGGTTCGACCGGGGTTGGCCACGACCCGGTGGCCGCCTGTCTGACATCACCTGCGGGCGCAGCCGGGTGCGCTGGCTCCCGTCCGCACCGCGCTGGTCATGTGACCCGCTCGGTCAGGTGCCCGCTGTCGCCCGCCACACCGGCATCCGATCACCATCTCGGGCCCTCCGCGGCGACCGTACCGTCCCGCCTTGCGAACCCGCCCTGTCCGAGACGACCGCCCGACAACCGACCTCCCGATTCCACTCCCTTTCCGATTCCGAACCCGTTCGACTCCTGGCCCTCCCCGCTCCCGACATCGCCACGCGATCGGGTTGACTCCGCCACGCGCACGGCCGTCCCGGCGATCGGCCGGTCGGCTCTTTGGACCCGACGTCAGCGGTCGACGATGGTCGAGGCGATGGTCGACCCGTCGGGCTCGCGCTGTTCGATCGCGAGTCCGTCGTCCGTCCGCTCGACCGTCGCGAATCCGGGTCGATAGCCGCGCGGCTGGGCGTGACTCCCGGGATTGCACAGCACGACGTCGTCCGTTTCGACCAGCGTCGGCTGGTGGCTGTGGCCGAAGACGACCAGGTCCGCGTCGCGCTCGCGACCGAACATGGCCAGCGCGGTTTCGCCGCCCGCCGGCTGGTGGCGCACCGCGATCGTGACCCCGTCGGTCTCGATCGTGCGCTCGGTCGGCAGGCGATCCGCGACGCCGGGTTCGTCGACGTTCCCGGCCACGGCGTACAGCGGAGCCGAGAACGACTGGAACGCGTCGAGCACCGCCTCGGTCTTGAAGTCGCCCGCGTGGACGATGGCGTCGGCCTCGCGGGCGGCGGTCAGCGCCTCGCCTTCCAGGCAGTGGCCCTCGGTGCCGTGCGTATCGGAGAAGACGGCGATCATACCGAACCGTTCGCCGGCCCCGCGGAGGATTCTTTCGGTCGATCGAAGCGACCGCTTCGTGGTTTCATCCCGCCGCGCGGCCCACCGCTGACGGGTCTGTACCGTCTGCCCCGCCGATTCGAGTCGCCGCCATTTTTATTGCGCCGATCCGAACGAACTCCCGATGGCAAGCAGCAGGTCGGTCGTGATCGCCGCACTGATCGCCAACGGCGCGATCGCCGTGATGAAGTTCGTCGGCTACCTCCTCACGATGAGCCCGGCGATGCTCTCGGAGACCTACCACTCCATCTCCGATACGGGCAACCAGGTGTTCCTCCTGATCGGCCTGCGCTACGGCGCCCAGGAGGCCGACCGACAGCACCCGTTCGGCTACGGCAAGGCGCAGTTCTTCTACGCCATGCTCGTCAGCGTGATCCTCTTCGGCATCGCGGGCTGGGAGAGCGCCCGCCACGGAATCGACGCGCTGCGTCACGGCTCGCACGCCACGATGGGACAGACGCCGCCGCTGCCCGTCGTCGGCGCCGTCGACGGCGTCTACGTCAACTACGCCGTGCTCCTCGGGGCGATCGTCTTCGAGGCGTGGGCGCTGAAGAAGGCCTACGAGGGGATCTCCGCCCAGATGGACGAACACGGCTGGGAGACGATCCGCGAGGCGTTCCGGAAGACCAGCGACGTGACGACGCTCACCGCGCTCACCGAGGACGCGATCGCGCTGGCCGGCGCGGGCATCGCCCTCTTCGGCGTCTACCTCACCCGGGTGACGGGCAACGAGGTCTACGACGCCGGCGCCGCGCTGCTCATCGGACTCCTCCTGATGGGCTTTGCGATCGCACTCGCCTGGGAGAACAAGCGTCTCTTGCTCGGCGAGAGCCTCTCACCACAGGCCGAGCAGGAACTTCACGATATCGTCGCCGGCTCGGACGTCGTCCGCGAGGTCGTCGACTTCCGGACCGTCTTCTTCGGGGCCGAGGAACTGCTCGTGACAGCCGACGTCGTCTTCGAGCCCGACGTCGAGGCCCTCGACGAGCGCATCGCGGAGATCGAGGATGCTCTGAAGGCTCACGACGACCAGGTGCGGCGCGTCTACCTCGAACCCGATACCGGCGCGTGAGGCGGGAGGATCTCCCCCGAAGTCGGCGCCGACCGGGACGAACGCTTTTATCGATATAGAAACCTATCACCACGTGTGCCAGACTCGGCCGACTACCTGCGCTTCTTCCCGTACGACGAGCCCTACGCGAACCAGCGCGAGGCGATGGACCGGATCCACAACGCGCTGGTCCGGGGCCAGGACGTGCTCTTCGAGGGCGCCTGCGGGACGGGCAAGACGCTCTCCGCGCTCGTCCCTGCCCTGTCGGTCGCGCGCGAGGAGGACAAGACGGTCGTCATCACGACGAACGTCCACCAGCAGATGCGCCAGTTCGTCGAGGAGGCCCGCGCCATCGTCGAGACCGAGGACATCCGCGCGGTCGTCTTCAAGGGCAAGGGCTCGATGTGTCACATCGACGTCGGCTACGAGGAGTGCCAGACGCTGCGCGATGCGACGCACGATCTCGTCGAGACCGAACGCGAACACGCGGACCTCGAACGTCGCCAGGAGCAACTGCTCGAAGAGAGCCAGGACGGCGACGGCGCCGCCGCGGAGGCGCGGGCGGCCGTGATGGACGAACTCGACTCGCTCGAAGCGGAGCTCGAGGACCTGGAGGATCGCAACGTCTGTGACTACTACCACAACAACCTCACCGAGCCCGGAGCCGAGGAGGACTTTCACGCCTGGCTCTTCGAGGACGTCCGCTCGCCCGAGGAGATCTACGAGTACGCCGAGAACCGCCGGCGCTGCGGGTACGAACTCCTGAAAGACGCCGTCGAGGGCGTCGATCTGGTCGTCTGTAACTACCACCACCTGCTCGATCCGGGCATCCGCGAGGCCTTCTTCCGGTGGCTCGGTCGCGAGCCCGAGGACGTCATCGCCGTCTTCGACGAGGCGCACAACTTAGAGGACGCCGCGCGCGATCACGCCAGCCGCGAGTGTTCCGAGCGGACGTTCGCGTCGGCGCTCGACGAACTCGACGACGCGGACGACCCGCGCGCCGGCCCCGCGCGAAACGTCCTCGAGACCTTCTACGAGGCGCTCCGGGAGACGTATGATGAATCCTTCCAGTTCGGCGATCGGGAGCGCGTCGGCGAGAACTGGCGCGACGTCGCCGTCGCGAACGACGACCGGCGTGACGACCTCACGCTCTCCTTCCTCCAGTCGTACTCGGGGCCGGGCATCGACGACGACCTCGAGGCCGCCGTCTCGCTCGGGCGCGACCTCGACGAGGAGTACGATGAGGCCTACCGCAACGGCGAGCGCGAGACGCGGACGGAGTGTCAGACCCTGCGGGCCGGCCAGTTCGTCCGCGCCTGGATGGACGACGGGGCGTCAGCGGGCGTCTACCCCGTCCTCGCGGTGCGACGCGACGATGGGACCGACGAGCTCTACGGCCGCGCGGAGCTCTACAGCTGCCTTCCCACGCACGTGACCGGCGACCTCTTCGACGCCCTCTCGGCGACGATCCTCATGAGCGCGACGCTGCAACCCTTCGACGTGACCGAGGCCGTCCTCGGGCTGGACGATCCGGTCACGATGGCCTACGGGCTCGACTTCCCCGCCGAGAACCGCCGGACCTACGCCGTCGAGACGCCGGCGCTCTTCGCGAGCGAGCGCGACGATCCGGACGTCCAGGACACCGTCGCGACGACGATCAGCAACGCGGTGCGGATGACGCCCGGCAACACCCTCGCCTTCTTCCCGAACTACGGCGAGGCCGAGCGCTACGCCGGGCGCGTCGACCCGCTGGTCGAGGCGACGGTCTACCGCGACGAACCCGGCGTGAGCGTCGAGGACCTCCGCTCGGCGTTCGTCGCCGACGAGAACGGCCTCCTGTGTACCTCGCTGTGGGGCACCCTCGCGGAGGGCGTCAGCTTCGACGGCGACGACGCGCTGACCGTCCTCGTCGTCGGCGTCCCCTACCCGCACCTGGACGAGCGCGCCGAGGCGGTCCAGGATGCGTACGACGCCGCCTTCGACGGCACCGACACCGGCTGGCGCTACGCCGTCGAGATCCCGACGGTCCGCAAGACCCGTCAGGCGCTCGGCCGCGTGCTCCGCTCGCCGACCGACGTGGGCGTCCGGGCGCTCCTCGACCGCCGCTACTCCGGTCGGGCCAAGGGAGACCTGGGCACCTACAGCGTCAACGGCAGCTTCCCCATGCACGAGCGCGAGGAACTCCTCGATATCGAACCCCAGAAGCTCACCTACGCAATGGGCAACTTCTACGCGGACCACGGCGCCTACGACGGCGATCCCCCGGCGCCGTGACCAGGGGGCCGGAATGCGGTACGAGAACGCTCTTGTCGATGTCCCGGTGTCGGCTGATCCGGTCCTTACGCCGGTAACGTGACGCGGCTCACCGGCAACCGGTGCGCGCCGTCGAAGAACTCCAGTTCGGTGACGGTGAAGGTGATCGGGTCGATCTCGCGCTCGGCGAGGCGCTTCGCGGCCGCCTCGTCGCCCCCTCGGGCCAGCGTCACGTGTGGGACGTAGTTTTCGCCTTCGAGATCGGCCACGGGGTCGAAGACGTCGGCGAGCTCGGCGTGAATTCGTTCGAGGCCGGGGCTCTCGACGGCCAGGTAGACGACCGGGGCGGTGCCGACTGGCGGGTCGGCGAAGTAGTCGATCCCAGTGATCGCGGCCTCGACCGCCGGCGTCCCGTCGAGCGCCCGGTGCGTTCGCCGCTGCAGGGAGTGCGGGTCTGGGCTATCACCCAGTCGTTTCACCAGCAGCGAGTGCGTCTCCCGGACGCGGTCGAAGCCGTGGAGGTCGGGGTAGAGCGACGACGCGAGTTCGCGAACCCGCCCGGGAACGGGAACGTTGACGCTGTACACACCGTTGCTGGGGGCGCTCGCTCAAAGAACGTGACGGTTCGCGGGTACGAGTGCGGTCGACCGATCCGCGTTCGCCTTAGAGGCGATCGAGGAGCCAGAGGACGATCATGAGGGCGATCACGAGGACGATGACCGTGCTAACGATCTCGGCGACGAACCCGATCAGCGGATCGAGGATCTTGAGGGCGAGGTAGACGGCTATCAGCCCGAGGACGATCTTGAGCAGGTCCTCGACGTCGAGTTCGCCTCGTTCGAGTGTCATAGCCTTCGATAGGTCCATCCGCCACAAAAACCCTCCGTTCAGCTAGCCGACAGTATCCGTGAGCGTCTCGCCGTTCACGGCCGGGCGAAACGTGCGCTGCCGATTGGATCCTGAGCCGGTTGGTGGCGCGTCCTCGAACCGATCGTTCGGCGTCGGATCGCCGGAGTCCGGCGACTCGACGGTGGTGTGACAGGTATTGGCACGTTGCGCAAGAGACTAATGGGCAGGGACAGTCACCTGAGGACGATGGCCGCGTTGTCGGCCCGACTGGTGCGTCTGGTGTGCTGTGGGATGCTCGTCAGCACGCTCGCGATGGGCGCCGTTAGCGCCGGCTCCGCGGGACTGGACGCCGAATCGACCGACGGCGGATCGCTAGTTGCTGGCCCGGATACCGACGCTATTGGCGGCTCCGACCGGAGCGCGTCCCGGGCCGACGCCGTGACGGTCGACGGCGGAACGCGGATCGTCGATCGCGAGGCGCCACGCCCGCTCGTCGACAACGAGTCGTCGCTCCTCGACGGCTTCGACGCCGTGGAGACGACGTTCGACCTCGCCGTCGAGAACGGCACGGCCCACGTCGACGTCGTCTACCGGTACGAACTCGGCGACAACGAGTCGGTCGCGGCGTGGGAGGCGCTCCGGTCGAACATCTCCGACAGCCCGGCGAGGTACGCGGAGGCCGAACGCGAGCGCTGGAACGCCACGCTCCGGACGGCGCGCAACGTGACGGACCGGGAGATGTCGATCTCGGCCGTCTCGGTCCGGACGGACGAGGTCACGACCCCGCGAAGCGCCGGAACGGTGACGTTCTCGTTCACCTGGACGGGGTTCGCCCGGGTGGAGACGGTGATGGTCGAGGTACAGGGGACGCTCTCGCAGTACACGCTCGCGGAAGGAACGACCCTCTGGATCAGGTGGCCCGAGTCCTACAATTACCGCGAGATCTCCCCCGGTCCGGACCACGTCCGCGAGACCGGGGTCGGCTGGGACGGCGCTCGCACCGAGTTCATCGACGACGAACCGCGCGTCGCCATCTTCCCGGCGACGAACGACACCGGATCGGAGCCGGCCCCGGCCGAGGGCGGGCGGAGTCCGCTCGCACTATTCTTCGTGGCGCTGCTGGTGCTCGGAACGGTCGCCACCGCCCTGTGGTGGCGCCGCGACGGCGCGGTCGACCGGCGACCCGACGAGCCGGTTCGTACCCCGCCCGCGGCGGCGGACGGCCCGCCGCCGGAACTGCTGAGCAACGAAGAACGCGTCCTCGAACTCCTCGCGTCCAACGGCGGCCGGATGAAACAACAGGACGTCGTCTCGGCGCTGGACTGGACCGAGGCGAAGACGAGCCAGGTCGTCGGCGACTTGCGCGACCGGGGCGACGTCGAGGTGTTCCGACTCGGGCGCGAGAACGTCCTCGCGCTCCCCGACCGCGAGGAATCGAGTGAGGAACGAATCTAGCGCCTTCGGACGATCGAGACCCGTCGATCGATGGTGATGCGTCGTTCGATCCGGACGTTGCAACGTTTGCCGCCCGCACAGGCTTTAAGCCCCACCGGCACGTTGCCGGGTGTAATGAGTCTCGGGTCGCGTCGTTTCCGCTCGCCCCCTGCGAGCGGCGCGTCCCCGCGACCGCGACGGCTCCCGCGGCGGCCCCTTTAGGGCCACACTCACTCTCACCACTGTCTCCCGGCTGATGCTATTTCACCTAGCATCGCTCGCACAAAAATTTCAAAACCTCGGTTAGCTTGCCGTACAAACTTTATTTTCTAAAGTTAAAGCGGTGTATTTATACGTCCGCGGCCGATTCGTTCGGGTACGACATGACACGCGTTGCACTCGCGTTCTCGGGCGGGCTGGACACGACGGTCTGCGTGCCGCTGCTCGAGGAGGAGTACGGATACGACGAGGTGCTCGGCGTCACGGTCGACGTCGGGCAACCCGAATCGGAGTTCGAAGAGGCCGCGGAGACCGCCGAGGCGCTCGGCCTGGACCACGTCGTGGTCGACGCGACCGAAGCGTTCGCCGAGCTCTGTCTCGAAGCGGTCCGCGCGAACGCGACCTACCAGGGCTACCCGCTCGGGACGGCGCTCGCGCGCCCGGTGATCGCCGAGGCCATCCTCGAGGTCGCCGAGGAGCACGGCTGTACCGGCCTGGCCCACGGCTGCACCGGGAAGGGCAACGATCAGCTTCGATTCGAGGCCGTCTGGCGCGACTCGGACATGGAAGTCATCGCGCCCGTCCGCGAACTCGGGCTCACGCGCGAGTGGGAACAGGAGTACGCGGCCGAGAAAGGCCTGCCCGTCGAGGGCGGCAACGAGGGCGACTGGTCGATCGACACCAATCTCTGGAGTCGCTCCGTCGAGGGCAAGGAACTCGAGGACCCGAGCTACGTCCCCGGCGAGGAGATCTACGAGTGGACCGACGCGCCGTCGGGCGAGACGGCCGAGATCGAGATCGAATTCGAGGAGGGCTACCCCGTCGCCGTCGATGGCGAGGCCTACGACCCCGTCGCCCTCGTCGAGCACTTGAACGAGGTCGCCGGCGCGTACGGGGTCGGGCGCACGGACACGATGGAGGATCGCATGCTCGGCCTGAAGGTGCGCGAAAACTACGAGCACCCGGCCGCGACGACGCTGCTGGCCGCCCACGAGTCGCTCGAAGCCCTCGTCCTCACCCAGGAGGAGCGCCAGTTCAAGGACACGATCGACGCGAAGTGGGCCGAGAAGGCCTACGAGGGCCTGATCGACGCGCCGCTCGTCGGCGCGCTGGACGCTTTCGTCGCCGAGACCCAGCAGCGCGTGACGGGCACGGTCACCATCCGCTTCGAGGGCGGCCAGGCGCGCGCCGTCGGCCGCGACAGCGCGTACGCGGCCTACTCGGCCGAACACGCGTCCTTCGACACCGAATCGGTCGGGAAGATCGAGCAGGCCGACGCCACCGGCGTCGCGAAGTACCACGGCTTCCAGCGTCGCCTCGCGAACGAGTCGATCGCCGCCGTCGAGGCGGCCGAGGGGGCGAACGGGACCGAATCGCCGACGCTCGCGACGGACGGGGGGGCGGCAGCCGACGACGCCACTACGGTCGAAGACGCCGCCACGGCGGACGACGAGACGACAGAGGAGTGAGCATGACCGGGGACGAGGCGACGAACGGGGAACTCGACGCCGACGAGAGCGTCGTTCGCCGCGATCGCTTCAGCGGCGGCCCCGCGCGCGACTTTCTTTCCTCGCTGGCGGCCGACGCTCGCATCTTCGCGGCCGACATCGCGGTCGATCGCGCCCACGTCGTCATGCTGGCCGAGTGCGACGTCGTCGACGACGCGACCGCCGGAGCCATCCTCGCCGCCCTCGAGGAGATCGAGACGGCTGGCCACGACGCGCTGCCCGACGGCGAGGACGTCCACGAGGCGATCGAGACGGCGGTCGTCGACCGCGTCGGACCCGACGGCGGGCGGATGCACACCGCGCGCTCGCGCAACGACGAGGTCGCGACCTGCATCCGCTACCGCCTGCGCGAGGACGTCTTCGACGCGATCGAGGCGACGCTCGCCCTGCGCGAGGTGCTCGCAGAAATCGCCGAGGCCCACGCGGAGACGATCATGCCGGGCTACACGCACCTCCAGCCCGCCCAGCCGACGACCGTCGCCCAGTGGGCCCTGTCCTACGAGTCGACGGTCGCGCGCGACACGGCTCGCCTTTTCGACGCCCTCGGGCGCCTCGACGCCTCGCCGCTCGGCGCGGCCGCATTCGCCGGCACGCCGTTCGAGATCGACCGCGAGCGCACCGCCGAGTTGCTCGGCTTCTCGTCGGTCCTGTCGAACGCGACGGACGCGGTCGCGAGCCGCGACGTGCTCCTCGAGACGACGGGGGCGCTCTCGACGCTCGCGACGACGCTCTCCGGATTCGCCGAGGACCTGATCGTCTTCGCGAACCGCGGCTTCGTCGACCTCGACGACGACTACGCCTCGACGTCCTCCATCATGCCCCAGAAGAAGAACCCGGACACGCTCGAACTCGTCCGCGCGGTCGCGGGCGACGCGGCGGCGAGCGTCCAGGGCCTCACGACGACGCTCAAGGGCCTCCCGCGCGCGTACAACCGCGATCTGCAGCGCGCGACGCCCCACGTCTGGGCGACCGTCGACGCCGTCACCCAGGCGACCGAGGTGGCCGCCGGCGCGGTTGCGACCGCCGACTGGAACGAGGACTCGCTTGCCGGGGCGGCCGGGGAGGGCTTCTCGACGGCGACGGGCGTCGCCGACCTGCTCGCGATGGCCGGCGTCCCCTTCCGCACCGCCCACGAGATCGTCGCGGAGGCGGCGACCGCGGCCGAGGTGGACGACGGTTCGATCCGCGAGGCGCTCGCGGACGCCGCCGAGGCGCACCTCGAGGAGTCGCTCGAGGAATTCGTCGACGCCGAGGCACTCGACGCCGCGCTCGATCCCGCTTCGAACGTCGCGAGTCGCGACTCGGCGGGCGGCCCGGCCCCGGACGCGGTCCGCGACCAGCTGGCGGCCGTCGGCTCGTCGATCGAGGCCGATCGCGAGACGCACGCTGACCGCGTTTGCGTCGTCGAATCGGCGGCCGAACGTCGGCTGGAGGTGGTCTCGACCTATGTCTGAGCGCGACATCGCCGGGCCGATGGCGCGACGTCAATCCGGACTACGACCGCGGCGGGGTCGGCCGCGGTCCCCGCCGGGGGACACTATAAAATCGAATTGATATTCGACGCGTAATCGCGGCGGAAACCGTTCGAAACCACTGTTAGCCTGCGGTACAGATATATAATTAATCAGAGAAGTTCGACGAATTTATGTACCCGTAGCCCCGACGTGGGAGTACCATGACGACGTGTCCCGAGTGCGGGGCCGACCTGTCCCTGCACGACGACCCGGAAGCCGGAGAGATCGTCGACTGTACCACCTGCGGCGTCGAACTCGAAGTGATCGACACCGCGCCACCAGTCCTCGATCGAGCCCCCGAGCTCGAAGAGGACTGGGGTGAGTGACCGTGAAGATCG
Coding sequences within it:
- a CDS encoding GAF domain-containing sensor histidine kinase is translated as MGVTILVVGAVEEAAFERAIDPLPTRIVAAPEAVGPAIESASIAGVIVLPSAADSLDDIVVSVPSPTPVVAVVDTADAGANALAAGADDFLSRSTVEAAPDALAARIDSRVQAGTAGRTGSCGDPERILDLLDPFVADELVAVFDASGRHLAATGAALSDGLDPETLSSGHVTDVFGAEPALSAHLEANYAAAVDGTARRRELAYGRSSYWFETIPIPGTPWGLCRITSTVPVRTAFPGREDVQSKLHRLHEVSSRFEAAETESEIFELAVESAERILEFDACNVAEVEDGMIVPRAATAPEIDVDVSLASTDESIAGKTIRTGESYLVEDVAADAEARPTDAAYRSGLSVPMGEDGVFQAISTEPGYYDETDRTLAELLVAHVGNALERVRYQDALTVERDHFAALFQNIPDPAVEYSLVDGVPRIESVNSAFVSQFGLEPDEAVGESVLDRLVPDGERESALGHYDRIADGDPVDAEVARRTDDGIRPFLLRSVPVASADGGRGYLIYTDLGELKARERELRQQNERLDRFASVVSHDLRNPLSVASGYLEQAKATGDVSYLDEVERGHDRAFAIIEDVLTLARGGNTVSDPEDVDLATVAQTAWGDVDTGDATLELPVDRSVYADQGRLRQLFENTFRNAIEHGRPDESADPLTVTVREIEGGFAVADDGVGFPDDVADLFEYGVTTSPDGTGFGLSIVAEVAEGHGWDVESADSPDGGAEVRITGTDELAHLDLDE
- a CDS encoding DUF7554 family protein; translation: MTLERGELDVEDLLKIVLGLIAVYLALKILDPLIGFVAEIVSTVIVLVIALMIVLWLLDRL
- a CDS encoding cation diffusion facilitator family transporter, whose product is MASSRSVVIAALIANGAIAVMKFVGYLLTMSPAMLSETYHSISDTGNQVFLLIGLRYGAQEADRQHPFGYGKAQFFYAMLVSVILFGIAGWESARHGIDALRHGSHATMGQTPPLPVVGAVDGVYVNYAVLLGAIVFEAWALKKAYEGISAQMDEHGWETIREAFRKTSDVTTLTALTEDAIALAGAGIALFGVYLTRVTGNEVYDAGAALLIGLLLMGFAIALAWENKRLLLGESLSPQAEQELHDIVAGSDVVREVVDFRTVFFGAEELLVTADVVFEPDVEALDERIAEIEDALKAHDDQVRRVYLEPDTGA
- a CDS encoding threonine aldolase family protein — protein: MIDCRSDTVTKPDGEMREAAFSAEVGDDVYGDDPTVNELERRAAERVGTEAALFVPTGTMGNQVAAFVHTEPGQEVLADRRSHVVKYELGGLARHAGLQVRMLDADPRGVPTPEQVAAGYVEEDLHRPGTGLLCLENTHNARGGLAIEPAAIAAAAEAAHERGVPVHLDGARAFNAATALDVPVTDLIGPADSVMFCLSKGLGAPMGSILAGDADFVEEARRARKSFGGGMRQVGIVAGPGLRALENVDDLAADHDLARALAAGLDEIDGLSVAEPETNIVLVDVAGTGLDAAAVTERLRENGVLVSEFGPETVRVTTHRDLDRDDVEAVVERTSSTLS
- a CDS encoding 2'-5' RNA ligase family protein codes for the protein MYSVNVPVPGRVRELASSLYPDLHGFDRVRETHSLLVKRLGDSPDPHSLQRRTHRALDGTPAVEAAITGIDYFADPPVGTAPVVYLAVESPGLERIHAELADVFDPVADLEGENYVPHVTLARGGDEAAAKRLAEREIDPITFTVTELEFFDGAHRLPVSRVTLPA
- a CDS encoding ATP-dependent DNA helicase, whose amino-acid sequence is MPDSADYLRFFPYDEPYANQREAMDRIHNALVRGQDVLFEGACGTGKTLSALVPALSVAREEDKTVVITTNVHQQMRQFVEEARAIVETEDIRAVVFKGKGSMCHIDVGYEECQTLRDATHDLVETEREHADLERRQEQLLEESQDGDGAAAEARAAVMDELDSLEAELEDLEDRNVCDYYHNNLTEPGAEEDFHAWLFEDVRSPEEIYEYAENRRRCGYELLKDAVEGVDLVVCNYHHLLDPGIREAFFRWLGREPEDVIAVFDEAHNLEDAARDHASRECSERTFASALDELDDADDPRAGPARNVLETFYEALRETYDESFQFGDRERVGENWRDVAVANDDRRDDLTLSFLQSYSGPGIDDDLEAAVSLGRDLDEEYDEAYRNGERETRTECQTLRAGQFVRAWMDDGASAGVYPVLAVRRDDGTDELYGRAELYSCLPTHVTGDLFDALSATILMSATLQPFDVTEAVLGLDDPVTMAYGLDFPAENRRTYAVETPALFASERDDPDVQDTVATTISNAVRMTPGNTLAFFPNYGEAERYAGRVDPLVEATVYRDEPGVSVEDLRSAFVADENGLLCTSLWGTLAEGVSFDGDDALTVLVVGVPYPHLDERAEAVQDAYDAAFDGTDTGWRYAVEIPTVRKTRQALGRVLRSPTDVGVRALLDRRYSGRAKGDLGTYSVNGSFPMHEREELLDIEPQKLTYAMGNFYADHGAYDGDPPAP
- a CDS encoding metallophosphoesterase, with the translated sequence MIAVFSDTHGTEGHCLEGEALTAAREADAIVHAGDFKTEAVLDAFQSFSAPLYAVAGNVDEPGVADRLPTERTIETDGVTIAVRHQPAGGETALAMFGRERDADLVVFGHSHQPTLVETDDVVLCNPGSHAQPRGYRPGFATVERTDDGLAIEQREPDGSTIASTIVDR